From the Sphingobium yanoikuyae genome, the window CCAGCGCGACGATCGCGTCACCAATTTCGGGATCGTCCGACGACAGGATCGACTCGGCCTCGGGCTGTTCCGGCGGCTCGCCATCGGGACGCCCGATCTGCCGCAGCAACAGGCTCACCCCCGCGCGCATCTGCATATGCGCCAGCAAGGCCGGCCCCAGCAGGGTCGGCTGCGCACAGATGGTCGGCCAGCAGAGCCCATCGGGCCAACGTCCCAGCGCCGCCGCAATGGCAGGATCGCCCGCCAGACTCAGCCGCAGCGCGGTCTCGATCGCGGTCAGGCACCCGCCCAGATGACGGCGCGTCTCGGCGATCAGCGCATCATGGCGCGCGCGGTCCTCGACCGGAAAGAAAAAGGCGAGATCAATCGCATGGCCGACGGGCACGGCCGACATGCCGGCCATGACATGTGCCATGGGCCAGCTGTCCGCCATGATGGATCCGGCAAGGGACGTGTGGGCGCTCATGCAAGGCAGCATAACCCCACGTCGTTAAAATGCACTAAACCCTGAAAGCAAAATCAACGCTCTCGATGCGACAAAAATCATCCGCCCCGACGCGACAGGATGATCGCCCCGATCGATCCGATCGCCGCCAGCATGGCAATGTCGAAACCAAGCGCCTCTGCCCCCGTCAGCAGGGCTGCCAGCAGCACGAGCAACGCGGTGCCCGGCGTGAAGATCATCCAGGGGCGGGCCGCCCCGGTCCGGCGCCAGCGATCGGCAACCGTGATGATGCCCAGCAGCAATGCCAGATAGTTGGGCACCATCCCGCTGCCCGACAGCATCACCCCGATCAGCGCCAGTCCCGGCGCCAGAAAGGCGATCCAGCCGCTCGGCGGTCGGCGCAGCGCCATTTCATCGAGGCGATCGGCCAGTTCCGCCAGCAGCAGGGCGAGCAGCAACAGGCTGAGCCCGGTGCCCGGCCAGCCCAGTTCCAGCGGCATCAGCGCAATGCCGGCCAGCGCGATCGAACCGATCCGCACCTGCATCGCCGGCACCTGGCTCCGCATCAATGCGGGGCCGAGCAGCCGGGCGAGCGGCCCGAACAGATAATGTTCTATCCCACCGCGGCTGGACGATCCCGATCGCGCGCCGGTCGACATCACCGCCTGCGCGGCGAGGTCCGCCTGTTCCTGCCCGTCGACCAGCGCGACTCGGCCCTCCAGCAGATCATCCTGCGGCACGGTGATTCGCACCGCACCGCCCTGCACCGCTGATCGCACCAGCGTCAGCGCCAGATCCCAGTCACCGATCATGTCCAGCGTGCCGAACAGCAGCGCCGGATTGATCCGCCCCAGCCCGGCCCAGCGCTGCCCCGCATCGATCCGCTCGAACGGCGCGCTGGCGCGGCTGTCGTCGGTGACCAGCAAAGCATTGCCCGCTTGTCCCGCCAGCGCGTCATAATGGCCCTGCGCCACTACGGCGCCGTCGGCCACCAGCAGCACATCGGTATCGCGCGGCGCATCGCGCACCATCGACACCATGTCGCGGATCAGGGCGACGGCAATGCCGTCCGCACTCAGCCGGTCGACCGCCTGCGAAATGGCCGGCGTGATGACGCTGACCAGGATCATGATCCGGTCCGCACCGGCCCGGACCGCCTGTCGCGCCTGATATTCGACCAGCGTCTGGCCGGCGAAATGCAGGGTGGCACGAAGCGCTGCAGGCGAATCACTTGAAGCCCGGCTGGCACTGAGAATGGCCGCGAATGTCATATTGTCTGGAAACCGACCCGTTTTGATTGCGACGATCTTCTTGCAAGCCGAACGACGCAGCGCAAGCAGGCGCTTTCAAATCACCGGTTTCAGGTCGCCGGTCAGCCCTGCTGAAGCAATGCGATCGTGCTGCGCAAGCGCTGCAAGGCGCGCGGATCGCCCGGCGCGGCCTCGACCGCCTCGTCCGCCAGCGCCATCAGGTTGGTCAGGCCGAAACTCGCCGCCAGACCTTTCAACCGCCAGGCCGCCAATTCCCAATTGGCGTCGCAGCGCGCCCGGCTCATCAGGTCGAGATGGCGCTCCGCGCTTTCAAGAAAAGCCACGCGCAGATCGGCGATCAGCACCGCGTCTTCGCCAACGGCGGCGGCCAATGCCGCATTAAGAGCGCCAGGATCATAGGACATGGGGACGGAAGCTATCGAAATTGCGTTAAGTTTTGGTAACAAGGCATTTGCGCAGACGGAAAAGATGATAGGATCACACCCATGAATGGGGGCAGCACAATCGTCGAATTCTGGCGAGACGAGGGAAACGCGACCGGCAACGCGCCGGCCGCGGATGACATCCTGCTATTGAAGCAGGCCGTACTGGACATTGAGGACGCCCCTGACGACGCGCAGGGGGCAGGCGAAAAGCTGGTGCGCAACGCCCGGATCGGGCTCGGCCTGCTGGCGGCGCTCTGGCTCGGCTTCGCGCTCTGGGCGACGATCGTGTCGGATCAGTGGCGCGCCGGCCCGGCCGCCTGGCCCGCACTCGTCGCCACGCTGCTGGTGCCGATCAGCCTGCTCGGCATCGCCTATCTCCTGATCGTCCGCAACAGCCGCGCCGAATCGCGCCGCTATCTCGATACCGCCCATGCGCTGCGGACCGAGGCCGAACTGCTCGAACTGCGCCTCGGCCGGATCGCCGACCGGCTCGAATCCGCGCGCCAGACGATGCAGGATCAGGCCGAACTGCTCGACAGCTATGGCGCCGCCGCCAGCAGCAATATGGAGGCGTCGGCCGAACTGATCGCCGGCCGCGCCCAGACCACCGCCGATCGCGCCGAAAGCGCCGAGCGGGCCGGCACCGCCCTGGTCGCACGGATGGACGCTCTGATCGCCGCCATGCCGCAGCTCGAAGAACGATCCGTGCGCATGGCCGCGCAGATCATGGACAATGGTCACGCGCTCGCCGAACGGATCGACACGCTCGAAGCGCGCCTCCATGCGCTGGGCGAACTGTCCGACGACACCCGCACCCGCACCCTGTCCGCGACCAAGAGCCTGTCGAGCCAGCTAGGCCAGCTGCAGGAAACCACCCGCAGCGCCACCGACGAGGTGAACGGCCTGGCCGACATCGCCGCCGGGCGGATCGAGACATCGGCGCAGAGCGCGCGCGCCGCCATGGTCCTGACCCAACGGGATATCGATGCGCAATCCGCCGCGCTGGAGGCGCTGGTCAATCGCGTCGCTGT encodes:
- a CDS encoding Hpt domain-containing protein — protein: MSYDPGALNAALAAAVGEDAVLIADLRVAFLESAERHLDLMSRARCDANWELAAWRLKGLAASFGLTNLMALADEAVEAAPGDPRALQRLRSTIALLQQG